CTAAAGTTGTTACAAATAACTTACAAGAAATCTCTTTAAATAGACTTGAGAAACTTGAGCAGCAAGAAAGATATCTGAATCCAGAATATTATGGAAGTAGGGATTCTGTTCGAACGGTATTAGGTTAAACCTTAAGAACAAGGTTTTCTTTGAGTGGCTTGTCTGAATGGTCTTTGGAATGAGGTCCCCGGGTTTCCGTCCGTTCGAACGGATATTGGAACGATGAATAGAACGAAGCGTTTGAATGCTACTTGGAACACCACTTGGAATGAACCGCTCTGGAAGTCTTCCTTCGAACGCCCATTAGAACCGGACATACTGGAATGCTTCGTTGTCTGCATCGAAGCAGACTTGTTCAAACACAGCAAAACCTGTTTATAAAGCGATTACAACACATGTTTCGATCACTGAATTTGCTAACATAAGAACTAACACTTATCCATTGCCAGCAATTATCATAATTTATATCTCCGTGGATAATCTTGACTGAAAAAACTAGTTTATaagttataaataaataaataaattacaacacAATCAGATAACACTTTACAGCAAACTGGATATGCAAAATAGAGACAAATTCTAGGTGCTTCTAGTGGGCAAAATAGTTCTCCCTAATCTTGAgcagattttctttttgttcattgTTCTTGCCTAGAAATTCAGAATGCACGGTAACCAAGCTGCAGTCCTAGAAATTTAAATCATGTTTTTTGGAGGACACTGGAACTGCCTTTTGAAAGAAACACGTTGATCTGATACAGTTTATCAAtttcttcatgtttttttttttggtaagtaattaGCCGAAGGGAGGGGGAAGTGGCCAGTGGGAGACCAAGGACCATTAACACTAAAACCCAAGACTTCGAATCCTGTTTCAGTTGTTGTGGTTGTCCTATGGATGAGACGAGAATGAGTCATATATGGCTGTCACTTCCAACTGCAGATAATTCCCAAATTATGGATAATACACTTAATATGACATGACTCACTTGCAAGATTAGTAATCTGTGATTATGTTCAGTCTGTGATAGAGATAAGATTAGTATTAGATAGGTTGAAGGTTTAAGACTTGAATTGGAGTCATTAGGATTCAGTCATTTCaaattaggattatgttatttaaaattaggaTTATGATTAATTAGGAGTCTTGTCAATTCATGAGTCATCTTTTTGTATCTATATAAAGACTAGCTGTGATTAATGAAAAGCAGAGAACTTACTCAAAAGGAGTTATTGTGGCCTCTCTTACCCGAAAGGAGTTATTGTGGTTTCTCCTACCCGAAAGGAGCTACACAAATCCCATTCCCGTCTCAACCCAACCTCGTGTATCCATCAGTCTGCAGCCTGTTTTAACACCATAATTCTTGCAAGCACATAAGCTGGGAAGTATGTCCCATCTAGATCCTCTAGCATTTCTGAGTATGAACCTGACAAGTGGACATACGTTTTTAAGTAACATGTAATACCCTGCCTCTCACAACAGGGTGAGAGTTTTGGGATCTTAAAATTAATCAGGTAATACAATAACTAAGACCCTAGTTAAATATCCAGGATATAGACCTATTATTTGTTAAGTGAAAGGTTTAGAATTCACATATCTAAAGATCATTATCAGTTTTAGCATTCAAAGCTCCTTTCACTTCACATGCATAATCAGATATCATTAAATCAACATACTTGAGACAAAAGGTAACAATAAAGAGTAGTTAGATGGTATTTGGTCAATTTGTAGACTGGGGTTAAATAATATGTGTGGACTAGTAGAAGTATTTGGAGTGTTAAAAATGATATTAGTTTTCTCTCATATATagtattattatgattttaatttctatgTCTAAGATGTAATCACCTGCTTTCACATGCATACCTGCTTTGATGCATGAATCACACCTGTTGCCGCTTGGCATTACTCTAAGCGAGAGACAAAATTACAGTAAAGCCTCCATCAATTTTCATGTTGTTTTCACTTGCAAGAAATGAGCTCATCATCTCAAGTGAGCATTCGTTGTAGTTTTTTATTCCAAATGATAAGATGTTTAAGACATTTTGCAttataaaatcttttattttcttctccaaacttttctcagcaaccaaatcGAGCCAAATACACATATTCCATATCTAAAATTGTGCATGTCTAaactaaaatatcaaaattgggGTTTAAAATACAGAAATCAGGATGATTACCCAATCGACTCTTGAGGGGGGCCACTCCTTCAAGCTCTGGCTCTTCCCCAAGGTTTCCTTTAGGGGGAAAAAATAGCTTCCCTTTAGAGCTCTCTGGGCCTCTGTTGCTAAATTGAGACATTTTCAACCAGGGAGCAAGTTGAGTAGAAAAGGCACAAGCTCGAGCCAAGTTCCAAGAGGAAGTAGAACCATGGGGGCATGGGGCAGAGAGGAATGGAAACCATAGTCCAAAACTTGAAAGAAAGATGAAGAATACAGAATGATATAAAAGCATGAGTCCTTTTTCAGCAAATAACATGATAAGCACCCTCTTCACAAGATCCTCCCCCTGACAAACATCCTACCACTACAACTTTCAAATCCTTAAGATCTTTGAGAAATCATTACAAGCCCAGTGCTTTAGATGCTATTCCAAGAGTAACATAGTTGCCAAATTTGGTTTTCCAACCACAACATTGATATACCTTTGAAAAGATCAACAAAGCAGCAGAGACGTCATATTATTGGCCCAGTTTGGACTAAAAAATCAagctttcatatttttttccatGTCATCTGTGAAAAAGCAAATGTGGAATGAACAATTGTACTGATGAAAGTAAGGATACCTAATTCCCAGGTTCTCAACTTATTCCATTGTTGCTGAGTGAAGTTTTGAATTGGCTCCAAATCTTAAATAGTGAGTGCTTCATTTCGTTCTGCACACGAAATCTGATAAAAATCAGAAGCTCTTCCAAATATCAAAACCCTCAAAAGTGAATGAGGAAGAAGGAATAGCATTGGCATATACTATTGGTATACATGTTTTTCCCACTATcagataaaagagagaaacataTACCAACTTACCAAGTCCCTTGTTTGCATCTGCTGTCTTAACAATAGTGGGTATATCCAGGCATATATAGTCAGtctccgcgaaccaaacgagcccTAAATCTGTCATATCCAAACAGATTGCAGAAATCCCCACATGATTCCCACAACCCATTTCATGAATTGCTGCTTCCTAAGCATGCATCCAATGAcgatcaaaattaaaaatcaaataataaactcCAAAATTACCAATGAAAATAGTGAAAGTGTAAATTCCATCCATGAACGGAGCTACTACCAAATAATTAGGCCCCAATagcaataataatgaaaagagtCTGTCCTAATCGTTCAACACTATCTACATTTGACACTaggaaaatcctaacagaaacAATTTCTTAGACACGTGGGGATACTATATGAAGTGAAAGGTAGGGAACATACCGATCGAAGATGTGGGAGCTTGGTGCAAAGTTTATTGTCGGCAACTGCAAGTCTGAAGTAGCGTCTATTGATTCTGCATATGAAAGAAAATCTGATCTATATCAAAAGCCTAAGCAAAATGAAGATGAACAACAACAAGAGTGTTTAATTGGTGACTTACAAACCTCAAGAATAATTGGTGCATTTGGCAGAGATTTAATCCGATTCGCATTTGTAGTACAACGGGCTGAATCGGAAAGTTTGGGATGTGAGCGATTTTTGGCCAATCCTCACCTATTCCTTCTTCACATCTTTCCTTTTAGCGAGGACATGCCACAATTGTCAAATTACGTAGAGAGGTGAGGCGATGCATCCCTTCGGGCAGTGATATTAAATTTGGACAATTGAAGatctgaagtgtcttaagcgAAGTGAAGTCGCCTATCCATTCTGGTAAAGACATCAGTGTAGGGCAGTCCTTAATGTCAAGCCATTGCAAAGTGGTAGCATGTCTAAGCTCCCTTGGGAGGGACACCAAGCTTGTAACATTTTCTATACATAGACGACGAAGTCTTGTAGGTCCAAAGCATTGTGCGCCCTCTTCATCCTCATTGCTGATAAGTTCCCCACATTCGTTAATTCCCAAATATTCAAGCGCAGTGAGATGTTGAAAGAGTGGAGACATGGATATTCTCAGTTTACGACACTCCCAAATCCGCAGATTCTTAAGAGAAGTGAGGTTTTGCAGCCACTCTTCTGGAAGATATTCAAGTTCCTCTAATCTCCCGAGATAAAGAGAATTCAATTTGGAGAGATTGGAAAAAGGATAGGAAGAGGAGGGTGTTGTTTCGCTTCCCGGTGCTACGGCTGGTATTAGAGACATCAAAGGGCAATTATCTATATCTAAATAAGAGAGGCAAGGAAATGATGGGAATAATTGAAGATGATGATGTGGCTCATGCTCTGCTGTTGCTGTTTCTCTCATCCTCCACCACCCCTTCAACTTAGGCAAATCTTCAAGACAGATACTTTCAAGGGAAGAAGATGACACGTCACTTTCATTATTGCCTAAGTACTCCAACGCACTCAATTCATAAAGATAAAGATGCTTGAGAAAAGGAAATTGGTTTAACGGTGGGATATGTTGGCACCATCTACAACTCTTTATGATAAGATGAACCAAATTCGAGAGTGAAGACACCCTGCAGCTAGAGAACCCCACACCAGCGTACCCAACTATTAATATCCTTTTCAAATTTAAGTGTGGCCGAAAGTTTTGCAACAGCTGTTCATCATTTGCAATTACCTTATCAATATCATCATCAGCTTCATCAGCTTCTGGATCCCACAATAATTCCAGATCTTGAAGGTATTGCTTCCTCTCCAAGTTTGCAGCCTTGGCCTCTACTGGATAAGATCTCAAGTGCTCTAAACCCTTGATACATAATTTTCCTCTCAATTCATTTAAACCATTCAATTCGCTTAGCCCACCCTTTAGCTTCAAgacatgattttctttcttccctAAAATGTAGTACGACAATGTGTTGAGAGAAGTCAACTTTTTCAGTCCGCGCGGCATATGAGTCAAGCTACACCCATCAATTTCAAGATGCCTAAGGCTGATCAAGTTTGACATATCTTCGGGCAATTCTGTAAGCCCACTACAATTTTCAAGATTTAGTGTTTGcaaattttgcaatttggttATAGAAGTGGGGAGTAGTTTGATACCTCCATTCCGAGAAAGATCTAGAAATCTTAGATGCTTTAACTTGCCAATGAAATTTGGCACTTCTTGAATATTCAAGTTACTCAAATTCAAGGCCCGCAagcatttaaaacttgaaataagtgTATCAAAGATTGACTTATTCCACCCAGCAGGTACTATAAAATCTCTATTCACTATTGGAAGTTGTAGAAGAAGCGTTCTTATTTTGTTTGCTTTGAGCAAGGGAGCTGGAATATCACTGAACGAATATGCAGGATCAAATGCCACATGGCGAGTTCTTTCAACTATATCTTCTGAATTCGGATTTACAATTATGCACTCGTTCCCTGCTACTACTGATTGTGCAAAATCATGAATaaggtcatgcattttgcatGATTCTATATCACCATATGCATTTGTATATGGTTCTTGGAAAAACGACCTCCAaagcaaatccataaaatactcaTGACCCGCATCTTCAAGACGTCTATTTCTATCTGACGAATGAATAAAGCCTTGAGCTATCCATAGCTTAATCAACACCTCAACTTTAATTTTAGAATCTTTTGGAAACAACgaacaaaaggcaaaacattGCTTCAAGTGTAATGACAGATGATCATAACTCAACTTAAGTattggaaaaatatcattttcttgttgAGTTACTTTTAACAGTTCATTGTTTTTAAAGTACAACCAATCATCTTGTGAATTTTTGAAGTATAATATACTCCCTATGCTCCTTATAGCAAGAGGAACCCATGCACACTTTCGTACGATCTCCCTTCCGATTTTTACTAGCTCTATATTCTTTGGCTCTTCACCATTTTTAAAtgccattttcttaaataaatccCAAGAATTGTTTTCAGATAGGCCTCCCAGAAGATACGGTGACACTGTGCCTGTAATTTTTGCAACTTTTGCGCTACGTGTAGTAATCAACACTTTGCTTCCCCTCAGGCCACCCACTAACAGTGTTTTCAAGTTCAACCATCTATCACGATTCTCATTCCAAACATCATCTAAAATGAGTAAAAATCTCTTTCCACCAATTATTACTCGAAGCTCACTTTGCAATGGATCCATCTCAAAGCTTTCAGGTCTCTTCTTAGTTGCAGATTCTATGAGCTTTTGAACAATAGTTTTCACATTAAAAGGATCAGAGACACACACCCACACTTTTAGATCAAAATGTCTTTGGACCTGCTCATCATTGAACACATATTTAGCAAGTGTGGTCTTGCCTAGTCCACCAATCCCAACTATGGGAATGATGGAAACATTCTCTTCCACAGTGGAATCCAGTAACAGCTCTTTAACATCCTCCTTTTCATCCTCTCTTCCAATGACTTCTTCATTAAGTACAAAAGAGTGtgtatcttcttctctttccctatcactacaagaaagttgttcattaggggcgacttattaggggcgactaaaaagtcgcccctaatactgaactattaggggcgactttgaaagtcgtcCCTAATAGTtcagtattagcgtccacctaaTAGccgacgctaataatgggtcgaaaattgcactattagcgtccactttatagtggacgctaataagtcgaccctaatacacgcgcgggaattatccgaggggcgggaaaaatttaagcggcaaaaaaaaaaacttttagggtccataatagtcgaccctaataattaacaaatagcgtccacttaagtggacgctataagctgggaaaaaaaaaaaaagaaaaaaaaaaatcacaaaaaagttcaatagggtcgactctaaaagtcgaccctaatgcgtatgtattagggtcgacaaaagtcgaccctaaagagtccgtagtaaaataaaaaaaaagttaaaaaaattaaaatagatgactaatagcgtccactctaagtggacgctgaagatacatcattagggtcgactctaaaagtcgaccctaatgcttatgtattagggtcgacaaaagtcgaccctaaagagtccgtagtaaaataaaaaaaaataatccatctgttattgcgatcgatcgcacattgtgtgcgatcgatcgcagtaacagaatgttgaaatccaatattcgattactgcgatcgatcgtaaccATGGTGCGACCGATCGCAACAACAGAAAGTTGGAATCAAactttctgttactgcgatcgatcgcacattgtgtgcgatcgatcgcagtaacagaaagttggaatcaaactttctgttattgcgatcggtCGCACacaaggtgcgatcgatcgcagtaacagaaagtTTGATTCCAACTTTCTGTTATTGCAATCGACCGCACCCATGCAGAAaagctcaaatatatatatatattttattgctgcCCAATAACATCtactaaaattgtgtatatatatat
This window of the Corylus avellana chromosome ca5, CavTom2PMs-1.0 genome carries:
- the LOC132181608 gene encoding putative disease resistance protein RGA1, producing the protein MSLLPVVAQLSETTPYSSSPFSDLSKLKSLFLAGLEELQYLPQEWLQNLTTSLERLKISQCRKLRISMSSLFQHLTVLEDLVISNCRELIFNEDEEEAAQLADQPDSFYVAEIIDDMCEGMYADAHHNAASRSKLPQRLWEREEDTHSFVLNEEVIGREDEKEDVKELLLDSTVEENVSIIPIVGIGGLGKTTLAKYVFNDEQVQRHFDLKVWVCVSDPFNVKTIVQKLIESATKKRPESFEMDPLQSELRVIIGGKRFLLILDDVWNENRDRWLNLKTLLVGGLRGSKVLITTRSAKVAKITGTVSPYLLGGLSENNSWDLFKKMAFKNGEEPKNIELVKIGREIVRKCAWVPLAIRSIGSILYFKNSQDDWLYFKNNELLKVTQQENDIFPILKLSYDHLSLHLKQCFAFCSLFPKDSKIKVEVLIKLWIAQGFIHSSDRNRRLEDAGHEYFMDLLWRSFFQEPYTNAYGDIESCKMHDLIHDFAQSVVAGNECIIVNPNSEDIVERTRHVAFDPAYSFSDIPAPLLKANKIRTLLLQLPIVNRDFIVPAGWNKSIFDTLISSFKCLRALNLSNLNIQEVPNFIGKLKHLRFLDLSRNGGIKLLPTSITKLQNLQTLNLENCSGLTELPEDMSNLISLRHLEIDGCSLTHMPRGLKKLTSLNTLSYYILGKKENHVLKLKGGLSELNGLNELRGKLCIKGLEHLRSYPVEAKAANLERKQYLQDLELLWDPEADEADDDIDKVIANDEQLLQNFRPHLNLKRILIVGYAGVGFSSCRVSSLSNLVHLIIKSCRWCQHIPPLNQFPFLKHLYLYELSALEYLGNNESDVSSSSLESICLEDLPKLKGWWRMRETATAEHEPHHHLQLFPSFPCLSYLDIDNCPLMSLIPAVAPGSETTPSSSYPFSNLSKLNSLYLGRLEELEYLPEEWLQNLTSLKNLRIWECRKLRISMSPLFQHLTALEYLGINECGELISNEDEEGAQCFGPTRLRRLCIENVTSLVSLPRELRHATTLQWLDIKDCPTLMSLPEWIGDFTSLKTLQIFNCPNLISLPEGMHRLTSLRNLTIVACPR